CCTCCAAATAAAAATGCATGCACCCCGCAGGATCCATAACGTCCACAAACAACCCGTGTATAACACCGATCCGACACTGGCCGGTCAAAAAAATTTCCAGGTAACGATTCATCTCACCCTTCAACAATATAGTCTGAATGTGCTATAACGCATATTACAGTTCAACGCATTAACCGACAATAAGTTGTCCGGGACAATACCGTAGAGGAAAAGAGGCGTCTTATGACGGATAGGGAATTTAAAAAAATCAGAAAGGCCTTTAACAGTTATGCAGCAGAGTTTCAAACGGCCAACCAGGACATACAACAAAACTTTGATTTAAAACGAATCCATTCCCTGTACGTCGCGGAAGAAGCCACGGCCCTGGCCCGCTCGCTGGGGCTCAACAATGAAGAGATCCGATGGGCACGCATCATGGGGCTGCTGCACGATGTGGGGCGGTTTGAACAGTACCGGCAATATCAAACGTTCGTCGACTCCCGGAGCCAGGACCATGCGGCCCTGAGCGTAGCCGTGCTGAAAGCCGGGTCCATTCTGGACGGACAGCCCCGTCCCTGGATCGACTTGCTGCTCAAGGCCATCTCATATCACAACCGATATCAATTGCCTGCCAGTGAGTCCCCGGAAGTACTTTTTTATACACGCCTGCTCAGGGATGCAGACAAACTGGATATTTTCCGTGTGGTCACCGAATATTATCACCGGGACTCAGGCCCCAGAAACCCGGCCATCGAGCTGGGCCTGCCCGATACGCCCGAGGTCTCACCCGGCGTACTGCGTGATTTGCAGGAATGCCGCAGCGTTGACAAGCGCCATGTCTGCACCCTCAACGATTTCAAGCTGCTTCAGGTGGGCTGGGTATACGATGTCAACTTTCCACACACCGGCCGGCAGATTCTCCAGCGCAACATCCTCGACCGGATCGAGGCCGCGCTGCCGCAGACTTCCGTAATTCAGGAAACGTTTGAAACTGCCCGCCGTTTTCTGGCCGGCAGAGCCGATGAAACCGCCCTGGCGGAAAATCGAAAAAAATAGCTGCCCGCGCTCCCGATGCACCTTATCCGCATCCCACCGGAACCACGGCAAAGAAGGATGACCCCATCGGGAATTTCCAGCAGCCCTGCCAGATACGTTTCCCGATCTTTTTCCGGATGAACGCACAGCCAGACCGCACCCGGTCAGATATCGCCTTTCGGATATCTGCGGCAACCCCGATTGCCAGGGATGCATCCTTTGTCATCTTTTTGAAATGATCCGACTGGAAATGCGCCTCAC
This DNA window, taken from Desulfobacterales bacterium, encodes the following:
- a CDS encoding HD domain-containing protein; its protein translation is MTDREFKKIRKAFNSYAAEFQTANQDIQQNFDLKRIHSLYVAEEATALARSLGLNNEEIRWARIMGLLHDVGRFEQYRQYQTFVDSRSQDHAALSVAVLKAGSILDGQPRPWIDLLLKAISYHNRYQLPASESPEVLFYTRLLRDADKLDIFRVVTEYYHRDSGPRNPAIELGLPDTPEVSPGVLRDLQECRSVDKRHVCTLNDFKLLQVGWVYDVNFPHTGRQILQRNILDRIEAALPQTSVIQETFETARRFLAGRADETALAENRKK